The following are encoded in a window of Persicobacter psychrovividus genomic DNA:
- a CDS encoding oxygenase MpaB family protein, translating into MISAQVPEKKCQGWDWKQYRQMTDPLADETIALIIANAQGNPFEETNALFEKLKANHYHFDETIPSYLKDYFEKWDELPADIDMNKVYKAESFFQQYGTMLSALLLLKSLPATYACGYGAEVLHRTGRLEEEGANLRPFVRRLMETAQFVLDIFTEEGFRSKGKALRNIQKVRLMHATVRHHLHHAPKHWDAEKLGQPINQQDMAGTLLSFSVFPLQGLMQIGIKPTEEEIESYIYVWQIVGRLMGVDEELIFKNFKSGSHMGISIIQDQRRESEAGKVLTATLVSFMEEVTPGNIFDDIPAVLINYLIGDELSTLIDLQVNKSKFDEKVPDILRASMSHFENAMEHRTKLNATVRAFSNQFLQGLLNYYNDHKKVAFNLPPTLYRPWQKEYANFQEWQKITAVHVPFTKKYIGIFKRDNGI; encoded by the coding sequence ATGATAAGTGCACAAGTGCCTGAAAAAAAATGCCAAGGCTGGGACTGGAAACAATATCGGCAGATGACCGACCCTTTAGCCGACGAAACCATTGCTTTAATTATCGCCAATGCCCAGGGCAACCCTTTCGAAGAAACCAATGCACTTTTCGAAAAGCTGAAAGCCAATCATTATCATTTCGACGAAACCATTCCGTCCTATCTCAAAGACTATTTTGAGAAATGGGATGAACTTCCTGCCGATATTGACATGAATAAAGTCTATAAAGCGGAATCCTTCTTCCAGCAATATGGCACCATGCTTTCAGCCTTGCTGCTGTTAAAATCCCTGCCTGCTACCTATGCCTGTGGCTATGGCGCCGAGGTGCTCCACCGTACAGGCCGACTGGAAGAAGAAGGCGCCAACCTTCGCCCCTTTGTCCGTCGATTAATGGAAACCGCCCAATTTGTCCTGGATATTTTCACTGAAGAAGGTTTCCGGTCAAAAGGAAAAGCGCTCAGAAACATCCAAAAGGTACGTCTGATGCATGCCACCGTTCGCCACCATCTCCATCATGCCCCAAAGCATTGGGACGCTGAAAAACTTGGTCAGCCGATCAATCAACAGGATATGGCGGGCACCCTGCTTTCCTTTTCCGTTTTCCCCCTTCAGGGATTAATGCAAATTGGTATCAAGCCTACCGAAGAGGAAATCGAGAGCTATATTTATGTATGGCAGATTGTCGGCAGGCTGATGGGTGTAGACGAAGAACTGATCTTCAAAAACTTCAAGTCAGGAAGCCATATGGGCATCAGTATCATTCAGGATCAGCGGCGGGAATCTGAAGCGGGGAAGGTGCTGACAGCCACCCTGGTCAGCTTTATGGAAGAAGTTACCCCTGGCAATATCTTCGACGATATCCCTGCGGTATTGATCAACTACCTTATTGGTGATGAACTCAGCACCCTCATCGATTTACAGGTTAATAAGAGTAAGTTTGATGAAAAAGTCCCCGACATTCTGCGGGCCTCGATGAGCCATTTTGAAAATGCCATGGAGCACCGCACCAAACTGAATGCGACGGTCAGGGCGTTCTCCAATCAGTTTTTACAAGGGCTGCTGAATTATTACAACGATCATAAAAAGGTGGCATTTAATCTGCCCCCTACCCTTTACAGGCCCTGGCAGAAAGAATATGCGAACTTTCAGGAATGGCAAAAAATCACGGCCGTTCATGTGCCATTCACCAAAAAATATATTGGCATTTTTAAACGCGACAACGGCATTTAA